The sequence CGTATGCGATGCGTCGAGCGATTTCCTGAGTCGGCCACTTGACGTCGAACGCTACGGCCTCATCTATGCCGGAGCCCAGAAGAACATCGGTCCGGCGGGCGTCACCGTCGTCCTGATCCGAAACGACTTTCACACAAAACGGAACGCGTCGCTTCCGACCATTCTCGACTACGGAACCCACGTCGACAAGCTGTTTCATACGCCTCCGGTGTTTGCCGTCTACATGGTCGAGAAAGTGTTGCGCTGGCTCGACGGCCTGGGCGGAGTCGAGGCCATCGACCGAGTCAACAAGCGCAAGGCGGCATTGTTGTACGAGCGGATAGATCGGTCGGGTTTCTATGCCGGCACGGCGAAGGCGGACTCCCGGTCCGAAATGAATGTGACGTTCCGCTTGAAGGACAACGATCTGGAGCCGGTCTTCATACAGGAAGCCGCGGCAAGAGATCTGGTATCGCTGAAGGGTCACAGATCCGTTGGCGGTATCCGAGCATCAATCTATAACGCGTGCCCCGAGAAGGCGGTTGAGGACCTCGTAGCGTTCATGGACGACTTTGAGCGGAAGCGGGGATAGCGGCGCGACAGAGCTAAACACCACGTGGCCGGCAATGCGCCGGTTGCAGCATTAAAACCTGGTTCGCTATGGCAATAAGTGTAGGGATTCCGAAAGAATCGGTAGCCGGAGAACGGCGCGTGTCGG is a genomic window of Rhodothermales bacterium containing:
- the serC gene encoding 3-phosphoserine/phosphohydroxythreonine transaminase, whose protein sequence is VCDASSDFLSRPLDVERYGLIYAGAQKNIGPAGVTVVLIRNDFHTKRNASLPTILDYGTHVDKLFHTPPVFAVYMVEKVLRWLDGLGGVEAIDRVNKRKAALLYERIDRSGFYAGTAKADSRSEMNVTFRLKDNDLEPVFIQEAAARDLVSLKGHRSVGGIRASIYNACPEKAVEDLVAFMDDFERKRG